A single genomic interval of Polynucleobacter necessarius harbors:
- the eno gene encoding phosphopyruvate hydratase — MSAIVDIIGREVLDSRGNPTVECDVLLESGVMGRAAVPSGASTGSREAIELRDGDKARYLGKGVLKAVQNINIEIAESILGLDASEQAFLDRTLIELDGTHNKARLGANATLAVSMAVARAAAEEAGLPLYRYFGGSGGMQLPVQMMNIVNGGAHANNSLDIQEFMVMPVGAENFRDALRCGAEIFHELKKILGAQGMPTTVGDEGGFAPNFKSNHECLQTIMKAIEGAGYQAGEDVLLALDCAASEFYKDGKYHLSGEGLQLSASEFSDYLGNLADQFPIVSIEDGIHEGDWDGWADITKKLGKKIQLVGDDLFVTNTRILQEGIDKGIANSILIKINQIGTLTETFAAIEMAKRANYTAIISHRSGETEDSTIADIAVGTNAGQIKTGSLSRSDRIAKYNQLLRIEEDLGDVATYPGKSVFYNLKR, encoded by the coding sequence ATGAGCGCCATTGTTGACATCATCGGAAGAGAAGTTCTAGATTCACGCGGCAACCCAACGGTTGAATGCGATGTTTTGCTTGAATCTGGCGTCATGGGTCGAGCAGCGGTTCCTTCGGGCGCCTCCACAGGATCACGCGAAGCGATTGAATTGCGTGATGGCGACAAAGCGCGTTACTTAGGCAAGGGCGTCCTCAAAGCAGTTCAAAACATTAATATTGAAATTGCTGAATCTATTCTGGGGCTAGATGCAAGCGAACAGGCTTTTTTGGATCGCACCCTAATTGAATTGGATGGTACGCATAACAAAGCACGCTTAGGCGCTAACGCTACATTGGCTGTTTCTATGGCTGTTGCTAGAGCTGCGGCTGAAGAAGCGGGCTTGCCTTTGTATCGTTACTTTGGTGGGTCAGGCGGCATGCAATTACCTGTCCAGATGATGAATATTGTTAATGGCGGGGCGCATGCCAACAACAGCCTAGACATTCAAGAGTTCATGGTGATGCCGGTTGGCGCTGAAAACTTCCGCGATGCATTGCGCTGTGGCGCCGAGATCTTCCATGAGTTAAAAAAAATTTTGGGTGCGCAAGGTATGCCAACCACTGTTGGTGATGAGGGCGGTTTTGCACCAAACTTTAAGAGCAATCATGAGTGCTTGCAGACTATTATGAAAGCCATTGAAGGCGCAGGTTATCAGGCTGGAGAAGATGTTCTCTTGGCGCTTGATTGCGCTGCTAGCGAGTTTTACAAAGATGGTAAATATCATCTATCCGGCGAAGGATTGCAGTTGAGCGCAAGCGAGTTCTCCGATTACCTTGGCAACCTGGCAGATCAATTCCCAATCGTATCGATTGAGGATGGCATACACGAAGGCGATTGGGATGGCTGGGCTGATATCACCAAGAAGCTTGGCAAAAAAATTCAGTTGGTTGGCGATGATTTATTTGTTACCAATACACGCATTCTGCAAGAAGGTATTGATAAGGGTATTGCCAATTCAATCCTGATTAAGATTAATCAGATTGGCACCCTGACAGAAACATTTGCTGCAATTGAAATGGCAAAACGCGCCAACTATACGGCTATAATTTCGCATCGCTCTGGTGAAACTGAAGATAGTACGATTGCTGATATCGCCGTCGGCACAAATGCAGGTCAAATCAAGACTGGCTCCTTATCGCGCTCAGATCGTATAGCTAAATACAACCAACTCCTGCGTATTGAGGAAGATTTGGGTGATGTTGCTACTTACCCAGGTAAGTCGGTCTTCTACAATCTCAAGCGTTAA
- the ftsB gene encoding cell division protein FtsB, translating into MRIVIYSMLVLLIAIQYPLWLGKGGWLKVYEMERQVELQEAKNSLLALRNAKLSGDVKDLKDGTRAIEERARVEHGMIKEGEFYVQILQTDKAPEAQAIKQ; encoded by the coding sequence ATGCGTATCGTCATCTACTCCATGCTGGTATTGCTCATTGCAATCCAGTACCCGCTTTGGCTGGGGAAGGGCGGATGGCTAAAAGTTTACGAGATGGAACGGCAAGTAGAGCTCCAAGAGGCTAAAAATAGCCTCTTGGCTCTTCGCAACGCCAAGTTATCAGGTGACGTAAAAGATCTCAAGGATGGCACTCGCGCCATTGAAGAACGTGCCCGCGTAGAGCACGGCATGATTAAAGAAGGTGAGTTTTATGTCCAAATCTTGCAGACTGATAAAGCACCTGAAGCGCAAGCTATAAAGCAGTAA
- the kdsA gene encoding 3-deoxy-8-phosphooctulonate synthase, translating into MSAFKLCGFDVGLDRRFFLIAGPCVIESEQSAIDIAGQLQEITSALKIPFIYKSSFDKANRSSGTSFRGLGMEKGLEILSEVKKQVGVSVLTDVHDISEIADVASVVDVLQTPAFLCRQTDFIRACAQSGKPVNFKKGQFLSPHEMLNVIEKARAAALEKNLPDQFMVCERGASFGYNNLVSDMRSLSILRESKAPVVFDATHSVQLPGGQGSSSGGQREFVPVLARSAVAVGISGLFMETHSDPAKALSDGPNAVPLNRMKDLLASLGAIDDVVKTGGTFLEDSFK; encoded by the coding sequence ATGAGCGCATTTAAGCTGTGTGGTTTTGATGTAGGTTTAGACCGCCGTTTCTTTTTGATTGCTGGCCCTTGCGTGATTGAGTCTGAGCAATCAGCGATTGACATTGCAGGTCAATTGCAAGAAATTACCTCTGCATTAAAGATCCCATTTATCTACAAATCCTCATTCGATAAAGCCAATCGCTCATCCGGAACCTCTTTCCGTGGTCTAGGAATGGAAAAGGGTTTGGAGATTTTGTCTGAAGTCAAAAAACAGGTAGGCGTTTCAGTGCTTACGGATGTCCATGACATCAGTGAGATTGCTGACGTAGCTAGCGTTGTGGATGTTCTGCAAACCCCGGCATTTCTATGTAGACAAACTGATTTTATTCGCGCTTGTGCGCAAAGTGGCAAGCCCGTGAATTTTAAGAAGGGTCAATTTCTCTCGCCGCATGAGATGCTGAATGTAATTGAAAAAGCTCGTGCTGCCGCATTAGAAAAAAATCTACCCGATCAATTTATGGTCTGTGAACGTGGCGCCTCTTTTGGCTATAACAATCTTGTTTCTGATATGCGTAGCTTGTCTATCCTGCGTGAATCCAAAGCGCCTGTGGTTTTTGATGCGACTCATTCAGTTCAATTGCCTGGTGGTCAAGGTAGCTCGAGCGGGGGTCAGCGTGAATTTGTGCCGGTGTTGGCGCGTTCAGCAGTAGCGGTGGGTATCAGCGGCCTATTTATGGAAACTCATTCAGACCCTGCTAAGGCTTTGTCTGACGGGCCTAATGCAGTGCCCTTAAATCGCATGAAGGATTTGCTCGCATCGCTAGGTGCAATTGATGATGTTGTCAAAACAGGCGGAACATTTTTAGAAGACAGTTTTAAGTAA